In the genome of Synechococcus sp. CB0101, the window GGCGTCGCACCATCACCGCCTGCATCAGCGGGTTCGAGCGGCGTCAAGCGGATCTCACCGTCGTGCAGGTGAATGCGGAACTGATCGCCGGGCTTGAGCTGCAGCTTCTCGGTGTAGGCGCGGCCCACCATCAGGTTGCCGTTGAAATGCACGTGGGTGTTGAAGCTCAGATGCCGGCCCTGGGCACTGCGGCTGGCACGCCAGCGGCCGCCCTGGCCGGGCAGGTGAACCCCTTTGGCCTCCAGCACCGCTTCATAGAAATCGGTGAAGTGGAGATGTTCTCGGCCGTCATCGGATTGGGTGGCATAGCCACAGGCCCGCACCAGTTC includes:
- a CDS encoding AbrB family transcriptional regulator, with product MLQGDRLLARLHQLQGLSRSELVRACGYATQSDDGREHLHFTDFYEAVLEAKGVHLPGQGGRWRASRSAQGRHLSFNTHVHFNGNLMVGRAYTEKLQLKPGDQFRIHLHDGEIRLTPLEPADAGGDGATP